caacgagcaaagaggggcagcagctgtcgaaaccgttttttgaaaacaaaattttagttgtcgactttaaaaaacgaaaattggagttgccaccgatccttgttgaggtgtgatcggctcaccttaaaaacaattttggtctgtgaaatttgagaaaacaggttcgggagtcagttacgcacgaggaagggttagcaccctcgtaacgcccaaaatcagtaccaaattgattatttaatgtcttggtgtcgaaaatttgaaaagattttaaaaggaaactttttatttcatgaatggatCAAAATAATaggacattcttatttcaaagaaataaaacaccacaccagtgagttagggcacaatatttttaaatcttcaaaatacccgaatattgccttttgcttttgaaaattcttatttcgaaaagtcaaaatatcaggaccagtaagttaggacccaacattttgaactCCCCAgaataaacttttatttgaaatttgcgaatttaatgcaaaatgaatacttggttttctaaattcattgaaaaaataatcgcaatccagtaagttaggatacgatctttctcgagaatcatgagtaccaaatattttgaaaatttataaaatatgatgattttaatactttgacaaaaccaaaatatacatttaaaaaaagatatGCTAAAAATGGGGTAATGTATAACATGAAACCAATGTTCTAACTTCAAGCATATATGAATAAacatttatgaatatatatatatatatatatatatatatataactataatatacaagtaaattggcaaacaaaaagaaggaatgaaatacatcaaatagaaacaaatagaaaaacatgtaaaaaagtataaaagtacGCATGCGTAAAATATATGCAAATTTAAAACccataaaagtatatattaaaatatgcacatatattatatataaaatatgtgtatatgtatagcAAATAcagtagtaataataatagaaaacaatgcaataataatgatataatgtaacataataatagcaataatggtataataatagtaaaaaaatgatataaaaaaataaaaatgaaaaggactgaattgaattttaatcaaaaatGGGGGgctgatttaaaattttttttaaaaagaccGACTTGAACGCCCGCGTAACAGTGGAGGACCAAAAGCGAAATTATTCCCTccttccaaaacgctgcgcaacaaagggctaaattgaaacaaacataaaatatgcggcccaaattttaaaataagtagaaTGGACTTAGTTGGAACACGTTTGCAAAAGGGAAGGCCTAAATGCGCAATTAGACCTTTAAAGccaaacgcgcggatcctccccttcgggtcgggtcaccgcgcgagTCAAGGCTTGGACAAACGACGCTGCTTTTGAGGTTTCaataaaacccaatttttcttttaaaatttcataactgctttaaaacaaaaaaatgtctGCACCCCATTTtgttctctgctagggtttcataTCCAAGCCATGGCCATTGTTCAATTGCGCGCCACCGACTCCGATCATGACGGAGGTGGCACCGATCGATGCTTCCGGCCAAAGAGGTAAGCTTCCCTTcctcttttctttgttatttctttaaaaaaaccaaaaaacgcaaaagagaaaaaataaaaataaaactataggAACCCGATTCaccttaagaaaaaaaactttgtatTCTCTGTTTTACTTTCGATTTCTTTGTCTATTTCTCTGTTCTCCATCCCCCCTTATTTTACAGATTAAGAGGCCTTTTATAGgccgaaaagaaaaaataaaataaatcaataatatattttttgcttgtttttctCCTCCGGACTCTTTGAGTCTGTGTTTGCAGGTATCGTGGTGCGCACGTGGAGGAGCGGGCCCGAGGCGTGCGGCGATCAGCCGTTGGGCGCGACGTGCTGGGGCTGTTGGCGGCACTGAGGCAAGGAGGCTGCTTAGTGTTTCCTAACCCTTCCTTTTCCATTAATTTTGGGCCTGGGTTAGGAATTAGCTATTGGGCCCGTTATTGGGCTTGTAACAAAATTGGACTGAAACATTAGCCTTTGTTTctgtttggtttttatttatctaacagaccgggcaaaaattgggCTTTACAatgctctctctctctttttccccttattttggtatctaaacaaaaattttttttgtaacaaGTGATATCTAAACTACATTTCCCCAAATTGGTATATCTATTAGTTCAACCCTtagtctatttttaaaaaaaaagaaaaataaccaatcaaaatttgCCATGtggaaaaaaagacaaaaaaatatgattttctctttatatacatatattcttttacttttttctttcttcttcctcttattttgggtttattttacAAGTGCGATTATTTCAGGCTTTATGGTTTTGATTAAAGTTTTTAGAATTGAACCGATGATTGAACCGATCGAGCCATCGATTTTTGGTTTTATCAATTCGTCCgattcaatcaaataaattaataaaaaatcataaaataaaaatatttaaaaaatagaaaaaacaagTTCAACTGGTTCAACTTGTCTGTATTGGTTCTCAGGTTAAGTGGTTCAACCCCTATCtttaatgacccaaaattcacaagcatcggaaaagtacattatcgggcctccgtcttaataaattgagttcgaaaataattattagaaatatttacgagACTAGTTGTGtgattaattaggttttagataggtgaacttagcttaattaagagaaattaggaaaaaagattaaattgaataaagggtaaaagtctaattatagatcaaaagaaaataagagggACTAGATAGGTAAATAAGCCAATGGCTTAAGAATAGGCGGCAATACAtggaaaaatcttagatttttttcctgattaatattataaaaatattatttaattaaaaacattataaattatattaattaaagttaagatattatattaagaaataaattaaataaagacaaatgtatggtgatgatttaatacaagtgtattaataaaatacatacatttgtaatacttataattaattattaaatagatattttattaaattattatattaaattattattgtaattatttttattattatcatattatgtaataaattaagaaaagataaatgtaggtgtaaaattatacatgtgacatgcatatatttttacacttgtaaaataaatgtatgattacttaaaatttaagtataaagatatttataaatattaattaattaaatataaaataaataaattaaatggtgCCAAATGTAGGGTGATAAAGTTGTACAAATGTAGTAAAGTGTGTATATacacttgtattataattaaaagatatttattaattaaatgattattaatcaattatattattaaagaaataaaaataaaacaaaagaaaagaagagaaacagAGAGCAATTCGAAACAGgggaaaggaaagaagaaaaagaaaagggaaaactaggattttgaagcttaaagctttgattggtaagtcaattaagccctttttacttaattttgatgttttagaagttttaaaacaaagttcTGTTGAAAATAAGTTGAGGTTTTGGAAGTTTATAGGTTTTTAAGCATGGTTCATGTTGgacaaattgttaaattaaggatttaattgaatgaattttaagttagaattgataaaaggattaaattgtgaagtaagttataagttttatgttttagggactaaattgaggaaatttgaaattaggaaaatatgctgaaattttagtagttaaatttgagttgggatgaaatttgaatagaaatagagtgtgaattgaattagtTAAGTAACTAAACTTAGTTAagattaaattgggaataatgtaagaattgattagaaatttaattatttattttaatttaatgctgTAATTAATAgcgaaaattattattattttcatagctaacaaagaacccgaggcatcggcatcaaaaggaaaggagaaagctaTCGAGGACTAAAACGGGAGATatacggtttgtattactataatttgaatttatttattttcaattgttaaatttcaattaaagtaCTTGCTAAGTGAAATTGAGGTgagtattaaaatattgcattgaCTAAAAgtgaatgaaatgaattgaatcGAAGTGAAATTATTTGAACTGTGTATTGATTAAAAAGtggaaagtgaaattgaattgaattgtgattgaatcgaaagtgaatttgaaatagaaaaatgatttgaataccctattaactagtcgggctgagtcggatatagttggcatgccataggattggaagagttcagggatacttcgacctcgagtcgatgagacactgggtgtcactatatttcttcggatagattcaatgaggtactgggtaccaacttacTTCGGCTTGTCTGATGAGACACTGGTTGTCAACTTTGTTTCGAACTATCTGacgaggcactgggtgccattctggtgtgtttggttggatccgtgtattcgCCAAAGTCCGGGTCTTGTTAATAGGGGCAAATAAAtggaatagaaaaaaaatcaaatgaaaatgatcGACTTTATTCATGAAatgaaaagtgaattgaaattgagaaatgagaatgaaaagaatgaatCAAAGATTCATGAAGAGATTTATGTTcaaatgaaatgttatatgatattaaattgatgaatagtCAAATTGAGTAGTTATTGTTGAGAAATGAAAGTTaagaataaattagtttattaatgaattaattgttatataatttgacatgattatttgttattttacttaaataatttaaattataataataccactgagtatgaaatgctcagcgtacggttgtttccgtgcgcaagTCATTAGGGTTCAAGGTCCAGTTTAGCATCTAGAAAGATCCCGACTccattaagaaaattttggtgatgtatttcttCCTTTTGTTTAAGTGGCATGTACTAGGTGATTGAACACgagttgtatatatataaatatgtatatatgctaAATGATCTTGGTTGTGAGTAAATGgttataatcttttgaatgataaataaaatagtgaaTCAATTTATTAAGTATGATTAGGAGcgttttaaagtataaaattattgattgaaatattggtattgggttgttttttgttttaagtttgcagggggttttaagtaaaaataagcaaaaatactgtcgaaatttttaaaataaaaaagaagccaattagcataaatttatatgaatttatgattcttttatatatgttcgttatttatttaagaattatttgtaaattgtttgatatgttcggtaatgcctcgtaaccctgttctggcgacggTTTgaggttagggggtgttacactatCTTCAGACCAGTACCCCAGCCGGTTCCCGATCCAATTGGTCCAACCGATCAATCTAGTCTGGTTCTGAAATACTGtttttgattaataaaaagaattttttcaATCTCGTCAGGTTAAGCAAGCATGCGAAgaagttcaaaaataaaattaatcgcCAATGTCTTGACCTCGGGCAGGCGGATTTCAAACATTGCTAGACATTATAAACgaagaagaatgaaaaagaaaagaaaagaacaaatatatatatataaagggaGGGAgggcaaaagaaaaaaaaaaagagaataaaattgTTCCTTTAAGGCAATTTAATCTGTCAATGAATATAACATTTTGGTGTAAAATGGTAATAAAAGAATAGTTTGAGTATCACTTATGACAAAAAAATTGGTATCAACTTGAAAGAAATGGTATAATTTAGGTATGAATTTGTGGGTtaagtttttccttttaaatataCTTAACGGTTTAATTAACGGAGATATCAACATGAGAGAAAAAGTAATTTAGGAACCattcattataaatatatatatcaccaTTATGACACAAACCCATCCAagtgtaaaatataaattttaaaattttaaaatcatataaatatatatccgttaaatacatttattgaattaaaattaataataacacaaatatactattttttcttttttggttaaattatgctattagttCCTATATTTCGTGAAAGCTatgaatttagtccttgtattttaacttaattatttttagtctctatatttttcaatctatttaattttagtccttatacctttcaaaatttgaaattttagtcctaacccACACAATAGTAGTTAAATCatttgattaaattcaattGCTAGTCATGTACTATGTATACAATTGTAGATTTAGTTCATATTCTCTAATTGGATCGTTATAAGCCCctatatttttcgaattttgaaatttcaaccTTGACACAAATGACAATCATTAATCCATTAATTGGATTTTTAGTGAGTAGCATGTGGAAATAACATGTTGGCATGATATTACACATATGATAGTATGTTTGCTGCATCAGATTTTAGAAATAACATAactaacttaatgaatttaaagttATCGTCTGGTGAGTactgaaattttaaactttaaaaagtacaaggactaaaaatGGTCATtcaagtataaagactaaatccacaactttcgtaaagtacaaggactaatagaaaaattttacctttttttcctttccatttttTGGGGTTAAATCACTTTTTGAGACCTAAACTTGGCAATTGTTCGCACATTGAGAtctgaacttttttttgtctaagttaGTCTCTGAATTCGACAATTGTTCCCATATTGgagcttgaatttttttttcaagttactccatgaacttgacaattattctCACATTAGTGTTTGAACTTTTTTTGGCCCACGTTAATCCTTAATATTTccttaaaaatgctaaaactcaGGTTCTAATATGAAAACACTTaccaaatttagaaattaacttaaaccctaaaaactcaaactccaatataaaaattattataaaattcaaatcctAAATAGTGATTTAACGAATTTTTTGGAGTTTTCCTTTTCCACAAAAGGCAAATGAAATtatcctttaaaaataaatgaggtcTTCCATGAATCCACAATTCAAATTAAGATATCCTAGTGGGTAGCTTTTATAAGAGACAAAAACATTTGCCCCACTaacaaattattgttttaaggTAATTTTGGATTGGCGGTGTGGTGcgtttattttactttttgtttcacGTTACAGTattgctacagtatctaatctcatcgttaccgttatttttacactaatcgcaggtaaatgcaccgcccatccaaacccacccttagtgtTGAAATATGTTTcaagtctttatattttttttgtatatttaaattttagttttttttatattttatgaaatttagtctttttattttttagattttaaaatttagatctaATTGTCAATATTGTTAACATTTATCTATTaaagtttgttttatttcaacatgtcatatcaatgtatttaataaaaaaattaacagtgtTGActattgaacttgaattttgaaatataaaaaataaaatgactaaactcctaaaaataaaaataaagagactaaattttaaatgtacgAAAATTACAAGAGTACGAAATTAAGTACATGTTGAATCTTGTTTGAGGTGACAGCAACTTTCtcgataaaataaataaattcaaatattaacaaatacatttattgaaaaaaaaaatcatattttaaatgttccGTAGTTGATAGTTTAATCTAAGTCTTTTAGAATAAGATCGACGATTGAACTAATTAGACCATCGATTTTTGACTCAAACAGTTCGATTTGTCCTTCcagtttaattgaataaattattagaaatactaataaaatagagaaaaacaATTCAATCGGTTTGATTgctaatttaacttatttaaccaATTCACAAGTCAACCGATCTGACCGCTTATTTCAAATATCCTTCGACCAATCCAATTCCGAAAAGAGTAGATTAATCTAAAAGCAAACGATTAGTTGAAGATGGCCTGaatcttaaaagaaaacatGTGCTACACACCGCCTGGCCCGGCctgacggcccgcccgaaatatgggagggttcgggtaaaaatataggtccgatatatgggcttgggcaaaaaacgaggcccgtttaaaaaacgggtcgggcctcgggcaccacttttttggcccgggcccggcccgaatataataaatatatatttttattttattttttaattttaaaatactttcaaaatatttttattttttatttttaaaataattttttaatgtttattaaaaaatgggccgggccgagccgggctccggtttatgatattttttccAGGCCGGGCCtaggcaaaatttcaggcccatatttcgggccgggcccggtcCTAGGAGGCGGGCCAAAAATTTttcccgggcccggcccggcccatggacaggtctactaCACAGTTCCTCAGAGAGACGCTCACATTAATAATATTAGAGGAATATTAGTGATTGGGGTATGAGACAGAAGCCTAAGGTAAAGGCTTTTTCTTGATGGGTGATTGATTCTTACAGGCTGCCTGTGCTGGACCTACTTTgatgatctaaaatgtaaatgtaaGATAAGGGGGTAGGTAAAATGAAAGGTGGTTAGCACATCAATCACGTGGGTTCCCTAATGCCCTCAATATCAAAGCCTCAAATCCACCCAATAATATTACAAAGGCAGCAAAACAGACAAGTCTGCTAAACCTGTTTATGCTTAAACCAAATCAAAGCAATCACCCAGAATTCATAAATCCTATCTTCCTGCAAGTCAAATGGGGGAAAATTAGATGACTTACCTACCAACCACCATCTGCCCATCCAGGAGGCCCCAAGTCTTAGCCTTTGTGCTATGTTGAAATGCTAATGTCCTATGTCTATGCCATTTATGCTTTGATATAAAAGGCAGCACCActctttaatttctcaattcacTTACAAACTCAACCATCTTTGCCCTTTCATTGCTTCCTTGCCTGCCTTAAACCTCCTTCAAGCATAGCCAGTAAGTGgttttatctttcaattttaatgGTGCTTTGGTTTTTAGTTTACCatctattttttcttaattcaaatatattttttgggtgTTCCAAGTGACTACTGAAATGGTAATGGTTGATGAAGTCCCTTTTCCTCCACAAATCACAACTACCAAGCCACTATCTCTTTTGGGTCATGgtaagctttttctttttcatactATGTTTCGTATAATTACACAAACTAATTGAGTTAAACTCTAGGTCTTTAGATCGAAACTCACTGTGTTAAACTTCAACTATATATGTTTTACATGATCCTTAACGTGAAAACTAGGTCTAGTCTAATTTCCTTCAATCACTACGTTTAGACCCAAAAATCTAATTTCACTTTGTGGGGCTGGGACAGGAATTACCGACATTGAGATTCACTTTTTGCAAATCAAGTTCACAGCAATTGGGGTTTACCTTGAACCTGAAGTTGTAGGGCATTTACAACAATGGAAGGGTAAGCCTGGGAACGTGCTAGCTGAAGATGATAACTTCTTCGAGGCTCTTATTAATGGTACAAACAACCAATTCCCATCATTCATTCTTCAAAGTTGTAAGAACTATCATAGTTACAATGTGATTTATAAACAACTATGATCACAACCTGCAGCTCCAGTGGAGAAGTTTCTGAGAGTTGTGGTGATTAAGGAGATCAAAGGTTCCCAATATGGAGTGCAGCTAGAGAGTGCTGTGAGGGACCGATTGGCAGCTGACGACAAATAcgaagaggaagaggaagaagccTTGGAAAAAGTTGTTGAATTCTTCCAGTCTAAATATTTCAAGAAGGATTCAGTCATCACTTACCATTTTCCAGCAAATTCAGCCACTGCTGAGGTATATTTTGAGTCCATCAGAAAAAccattcattaattcattcatgcaTATGTTTTAATATGATAGTTTTTGTGTATGTGTGGATGTGCTCAAACAGATTGCATTCACGACGGAGGGAAAGGAGGAAGCAAAAATCAAAGTAGAGAATGCGAATGTGGTCGAGATGATCAAGAAATGGTACTTAGGAGGAACAAGGGGAGTGTCTGCAACTACCATTTCCTCCTTAGCTAATACCCTCTCCGCTGAGCTTTGCAAATGAACCCATGCCGTTTTgttaccaagtctttcctactAAGAACCATCCTGTTTGTTGTGCTTTCTCTACCAAtaaattatgatatgattgGAGTTTTCGCTTATTTACAGATCCATTTCCTTCACTCCCATgattgagaaaaatgaaaatgccAGACAATTTGCTTTCATGTTTTCAGATGTGCTTCATTGCCTATAAAAGCAACCGCATTGCACAACTACGATCATAACTCCTATTAACTCACCCAAAAAGAAATGATCTCTTCTTATACGCAAACAAAGTTGTTTTACAAGCAACACATTAATAAGTGTGTTACGAGATGTGCTGAAGCTACGCTTCTGCTTGAACTAAATATAAGAACCACCGATTAACCATGCTCATGCGGattgtgttttatttaaatactaaaatttgggGAATAAAGAGTTCTAATCCACTAAGACTTTAGTGGAAAAGTTTTATTCTAACTGAAACTCTGATGGAAGAGTTTTACTTCAACCCAAACTTTCAACAAGTCTACTTTAACTCAGATTTTTCGAATTAAGACTCTTACGGTATGTTTACTTTGTCATCATGGAATGTTATTATGTGAGAATAGAATATAGCTATAATTATATAGCACGAATATTTCAATAGTTTAGTTGGGTGGAATGAAATAAGTATTGTAATAGTATTcctaagattatatatatataaagttatattaacCCACCACCACAAGCATAATCTTTAATGGgtagaaataaattttctcacctATGCTAATCGCATCGGAGGTGGTAGACTTAAGAAAACAAGCATGTACATTGAATGATCAGGAATTTTGTTCTACGCAACATCTTGTTCATCTTCTGTTAGAGTCAATGCTCTCACTTAATTCAAGGTCAACTTGTTTAATATTATCCCCCAACAATGTGGCAACATTGATAAGTGAATTAGATGAATTTGGTTCACTTACATAATagctctttcttttcttctttggaTTAGACTATTGCAACTATTACATAATagctctttcttttcttctttggaTTAGACTATTACAACTATTTAGCTAAGACATCTGTCTCATCTAGGGAAACATTGTTAAGATCTAGTGccttaaatttagtttatttgtcatttgtatttataattttttgtatgattgatataataaaatttcattattcacaTTAATGTTGGGATCTATTGCTCTTAGTGTAATATTTTCGTCaatgtatacttgtatttttcgaacaaattagtttaataaaatattaattgattacattaatattatttgtatattgttcTTAATGGGttttgcacaca
The sequence above is a segment of the Gossypium raimondii isolate GPD5lz chromosome 4, ASM2569854v1, whole genome shotgun sequence genome. Coding sequences within it:
- the LOC105780309 gene encoding chalcone isomerase-like protein 2, with protein sequence MTTEMVMVDEVPFPPQITTTKPLSLLGHGITDIEIHFLQIKFTAIGVYLEPEVVGHLQQWKGKPGNVLAEDDNFFEALINAPVEKFLRVVVIKEIKGSQYGVQLESAVRDRLAADDKYEEEEEEALEKVVEFFQSKYFKKDSVITYHFPANSATAEIAFTTEGKEEAKIKVENANVVEMIKKWYLGGTRGVSATTISSLANTLSAELCK